The genome window AAAAGCCTagaagcatagttttgaaacccggcccggcccggcgggtcgagcCGGCCGACCCGGGTCTAAGCAAAAAACAGCCTGGGAATTGGCCCGGTGAGACCCGGTTGACCAGGTGggtcgacccggaacccggccgacccgggtaaacccggCCGAGACCCGaccttattttatatatatatatgaacacaacgacgtcgttttttttcctaaacacTCAATTTAATTGAAAGTCATCGTCTCTCTCTGATTGAATGTCATtgtctctctctgtctctgaCCCACAATCTCAAAATCTGTTCGTTTTTGGCGATGATATCTGTTCAAAATctaatcaaagaaagaaaatacccTTTCATCTTTGCTTTTGCTATCTTACTCGTTTCTGCCAGTATCTTCTTATactcaaataattttcaatctCTCACATTCTCTCTCAGAGATCTACAAAAATCTAACCCCACAATCTCAAAACCTTCTcaaaaaatccaaatccaagGTGTTTGGTGCCTCTTCCTAATGGGTATTAAGTGTCAATTCAGCGGCTGAAAAGCAGGGACATGGtgagattattttgattaattcttttggtaagattttggttttagttaattttcttcctttttatttcaggTTTTAGTTGTTGGGCAAAATTTGAAAGCTTAATTTTAAGTGGAGGACTGAGGATAACAGAAGATTATTCTGTTGGATGGTTCACCTGAGAATTCACTTGAGTTCATCCAGGTCCAAATTGCCAATGTGGAATCAAAATTTGCCACTGCAATTTTTGACTCTGGTGAGATTAAAGTGGAGGGAAGAGTGAAAGACAGGAAGCCCCACCTCACCAAGGTAGATTCATTTGGTGTTGATGTGAGCATGGAAGGCAGCCTCATACTTTGCAGTCAGGTTGATCAACCAGGTATGATTGGCAGTGTGGGGAATATCCTTGGTGAGGAGAATGTAAATGTGAGTTTCATGAGCGTTGGCAAGATCGCTCCACAAAAACAAGCAGTAATGACCATTGGTGTGGATGAAAAACCCAGCAAGGAAGCGCTAAAGAGGATTGGGGAGATACCAGCAGTTGAAGAATTTGTGTTTCTTAAGTTGTAGGGCGCACAATTCCGTCATTCTTGAAcccttttttttgggttgacccgggtacccgggtcaacccatctgacccgtgacctaATCATTATACCGGGTTGATCACCGGGTTGGGTTTTAAACCTAGAAGACACATTTATGAATAGATGGAAAAAGAGGTTTGGTcgtacaaaatatattttgcgAAAACATCAATAACTTTTTGATATGATCGTGATCAAATTTTACGAGGAGGTTGTATAAGCACTTCACTATAATAGGTAAACTTACTGTGTCCACTATAAAATTAGGcctaaaagatttttttctaagtttgtgtttttttctcattaattttgaattatagcttttatttttttcttgttatttcttttcctttcttgttaATATCCGCTATAAACATATTtgagttattatcataattttcttGAGAGATTTTTTAGAAGATTATACTTTGTTTGAGAATAAACAGCTCTTTCTGGCTAGAGTTTATATCCAACCCTTTTTCATGAATTTGTATCTTTGTGTTCTCTTGGTCAGAATAAGTCTCAAGCAACAATCTTGgttaagataaaaaaaggacTGAGAAAAAGGATCCACATCCAAGATCAAACGCATCTCATATAATGGAAAGCACAtagattatattaaaatgatgcaagagtcaagaagaaaaagaatttagaaactctttccaacaaaataatgcGGATTCGAACAATCCCAGGACTCAAAAGAGAATGAGAAAATATTGAGGCTCTTATTAACAACACCAGATCAATTAACAATTGACATATAGCACAAAAAGTACATTGAAAAGTATGAGTCAATCTCGAGTGAGTCTTCTTGACCTTTCATGACAGAGCACCTCGTTTATCAGCTTGTCCAAATTCATGGATGAGGAACCATTTGGAGCTGTTGCCTCTTCTGCTAATTTTTTCCACTCCATGGACCTGCTCTTCATTTTCTTACCTTTCTCTCCTTCCATCAACTCTCTCACAAGCTTCTCCACATTATCTCTTTTCACATTGCTATCAATCTCCATTCCAATCCCCCACTCAGTGCATGTATACCTACAATTTGTTTGTTGATCACCGAAGGATGGCCAACAAAGCATAGGCACCCCAGAAGAAATGCTCTCAATTGTGGAACCCCATCCACAATGAGTTATAAAACCTCCAACTGAAGGGTGGCTGAGGACTTCTTCTTGTGGACACCAACTAGCAATGAAGCCCCTCTCTTTAGTCTCTTTCATAAACTCTGGTGGAAAAATAGGCGAGTCCCCAATGACCATATCAGGTCTTATTGCCCATAAAAATAGATGACCACTTTTAGCAAGTCCCATTCCAAATTCAATGAACTGCTGCTTTGAGATGACTGCTATACTGCCAAAGTTCACATAAATTACTGAGTTTGGTTCCTTGGAGTCAAGCCATTGCAGACACTCGGACTCTTCTTTCCACAGGTTACATCCAATGGACTTCAGATCATCTCCAGAAACTTGATTGAGAAGCAACTGAAGTGGACCGATTGGAAAGACACGTGAATGCATAGAGAATAGAGCATTCAAAACTTCTTGCTCCAAAGCATCAAAAGTATGCAAAATAATTGCAGAAGCTTTAGAAGCACTCTCAACTGCTTCCATGGCGTTGTTAAAAAACCAACCATTTGGATCCGTACTTCGAGAGAACCTTGGAATATCTCTTAAACGTAGATCCTTCATTCCTGGAATCCCGTCTATGATTCTGTCCGCGAAATCATTTGTTTGAAAGCTCTCGTCTGCAAACACAAAGAACAGTTGGATGCAAATTCGGAGGTAATTTCAATCTTCAAAAACCAAAGGGCAATAAAAAGTTGATTTCATATTCATACCATCTAATGGCGCTAggcctttcttttttaatgcacGAAATTGCTTGGAGCACATGAAGACACATGCAGATATAGTAAAGAACAACGCAATAGGTATTCCTAGCATTTCAGCAGCACTGATAGCAAATGGCATCATACCATCAGAGACAATACAAGTCACCGGGGGCACACCAGAATATGTTGTGTCATGAAGCTTGGCAAGCAGGTCATTAAATGAAGCCAGTTGGTTTTTCTTAAAATCTTCAGCAGATGCAAGAGTATCAGAAGGAGGGACGCTGTCCGGAATGGTTTCAAATCGAAAATCATGAAAGCCATTAAGGGAATCAGGACCTCTAGAATTAAGCAGCAGTCTATGATTGAACTCAGTATTGACAAAGGTTATGTGAAACCCTTTGTGGTGAAGTAGTTTGGCTAATTTTAGCATTGATTTTATGTGGCTTTGAAGTTGGAGGGGGATAAAAACTGCATGAGGCTTGTCAGCCATGGCTTACATGCTATGTTTCTTCTGTAGTGTCATATGAAtgctattatattaatttgttaggCTGTTGTCTATGGTTAAGGACTTAAGGGTGTTAAAAGAactaattcaacttaaaaatttaaccTACCAAGTGAGGtctaaagatattatttatattattctctaatacattCCCTTAAATTAAAaccttgtatttaattttttgattaaataaatagaaattgtgagatttgaactcatgATCGCATGATTATCAAAACTTTAATACCATATCtaagaaccaattcaacttaaaattttaaatttttaaatcaaatttaaaaatagaatttatattattttttaaaaagtagatAAATTAGCCTTTGAATTAGCGTTTGAATCCATAGTCAATATCTCTCTGGTGGATATTATACCGAATCCAAAACCTTACAGACGgtttatttttgggtttatcttatttatattaatctcatttttttaaccCCAACCATATTGTTATTGTAAATTACTTTGTACTCAGTTTTAATGTCAAAGAAACCGGGCAGCAGAAACCCGATATTCTCTTATTGACAAAAAATCTCCGGTAGGCCCGAAGTTGAACCTGAAGTTTGTACACACCTTCAAGTTTTCTTTCGAAAAGGGCTCATAATTGACCTCCTTTGCCAACAAGTCCAACCTGCATCTGCACTCCTTCAcgtgattttttaatatgtgatGTTACAGTAGCTGttattatttgttgttctttttcaGCATCgtctctccctttttttttttttcacgtgaTTCCTCTGTATtgccataactttttttttttcacttttcccTATCATCTCTCGTCTGCCAtgtcattatcttttttttttttttttttattcctagaCATGGATCTTTTGGCTTTTTTTAAAGCCATTATATCTGCATGAATTTGTTTAAGATTGTTGATTTTGTACAAAACATTAATGGAAGGATGAATTGGAAACGCATATATAGAATACAAATGAAATCTTAGCCTGCTATAATCTTCTCTATAAGTATCACCACACCTCTTATGTGCACCAATCAATGCAAAGCCAAACAATTTAGGCAAACATCTCCTCAGCACAGACACCACATTAAGCTCCAAAGGTAATTAGatgacaagaaaaatcaaaagtttggaGTGTTGATAGTGTGATGAATCCAAGAAATCTGGAAACAGATGTTCCATTTATTCCtatccttaatttatttttctcctgATAAGCCAAAATATATGATTAGGAAAGCAGCCCAAGTGGACATGAAACCACCTTGGCGGAAGAGTCTAGAGCAAACACCAGACAATTCTTCAGATGAAGACAACATAAACCAGAGCAAAGTAATTTATTAAACCTTTGGCACAGTTCCCTTGAACGGACTCTCTTGTCCTTTGGAGAAGACTCCACACTCAACAGTAGCCAGCCATATTATTtagcaataatttaaattagaaaagcTTAAGATATCATCATGCATGTTTATATGAACTATtattaaacaatgaaatattTAGCTACCAAGGTAAAATTTGCAGGTTAAATTTGATCAGTTCAATAATTATATCCAAAGTTATGGATGTTTTCGGCATGCCGATTACTTCACGAAACTCAGGTATTTTCTCAGATTTAACCCTGATCTATCGATTCAGACTATGGATATATATAACTTAGTTATTATATATCCATAACCGACTAAGTAGACATTGTTATGTTATCAAGATTTAATTACTTATGCCTCATcgtttcataaattaaataagtgGTCTCTTGAACGGGCACAAATCCCTCGAACGGTCTCTCTTGTCCTTTGGTAAAATTACTACAACAAGTACAGCATTATTTAGGAAAAACAATCAACACACAACATTAGCAATGTATGTATGAAATATAACTAAGCAATGCACCGACACTAATGACCTTGGAAGCAATACATTTGTCTTGAGCTTTAATTATCTTTCAAAAAAGACACGGTTTTTATTTCATGACAAGAGCACTTCCATCACCAACTTGTCTAGATCGATGGATGATGAACCACTGGGGCCAATTGGCCTATGGATGACATTTAATCGCAGAATACATGAGATATTAATTGGAAATATATCCACCACAATAACTTTAGGAAACAACAAAGGAATAAAGGTGTCTCTCTGTCTTGTCTTGAGCTTCAATTGTTTTCTTGTTATACGTCATAAGTTTGATTTCTTGACAAGAGCACTTCCGTCACCAACTTGTCTAAATTCATGGATGATGAACCACTTGGACGAGTGGCCTCGAGAGCTAACCTCTTCCACTCCATggctttcttcttcattttcttaccTTGTTCTTGTTGGGCtatttccagaactcaaacacacacaatttacgtggttcggcaacttgcctactccacggagctactggtttgtattaatgaagcttacaaacaatacaaacaaaggaggaggagataaaactctctcaactcaactctactctctcaagttctctctatttttctctgttctctcttctctctgtgtttctcACGCTGCTCACTGTGTTCTTcatacacacacaaacacatcaCAGGAGGGGTAcattaatatacaattaatgggAGTGAGGGGGAGTCCTCCACCATGTGCTAAGTGGGAGATTAGGTAATCCCACTTGCATATGGTGGGGCTTGCTTGTCTCCAATAAttaacaatctcccacttggagacaaacaatgaaattatcttttatccTTGAAGGCCAACTGAAGTTTTGcacaacttcagtttatcaagtgtaactcctttggttaacatgtcagctggattcttgcttccacagACCTTTTCTAGCATTAGTTGCTCGTCATCCAGCAGttgtcggatgaagtgatatttgatctgaatatgcttcgtcctggagtgaaatgctggattcttggcaaggaagattgcactctgactgtcgctatacaaagtaccttttccattcaacttgcccaattccttcaggaaactctgcaaccatactatctcttttgcagattctgagactgcaacatattcagcttctgttgttgaaagagcaacgatcttttgcaaggtagaactccaggaaacagcagtacctcctagag of Populus trichocarpa isolate Nisqually-1 chromosome 16, P.trichocarpa_v4.1, whole genome shotgun sequence contains these proteins:
- the LOC18110469 gene encoding 7-deoxyloganetin glucosyltransferase gives rise to the protein MADKPHAVFIPLQLQSHIKSMLKLAKLLHHKGFHITFVNTEFNHRLLLNSRGPDSLNGFHDFRFETIPDSVPPSDTLASAEDFKKNQLASFNDLLAKLHDTTYSGVPPVTCIVSDGMMPFAISAAEMLGIPIALFFTISACVFMCSKQFRALKKKGLAPLDDESFQTNDFADRIIDGIPGMKDLRLRDIPRFSRSTDPNGWFFNNAMEAVESASKASAIILHTFDALEQEVLNALFSMHSRVFPIGPLQLLLNQVSGDDLKSIGCNLWKEESECLQWLDSKEPNSVIYVNFGSIAVISKQQFIEFGMGLAKSGHLFLWAIRPDMVIGDSPIFPPEFMKETKERGFIASWCPQEEVLSHPSVGGFITHCGWGSTIESISSGVPMLCWPSFGDQQTNCRYTCTEWGIGMEIDSNVKRDNVEKLVRELMEGEKGKKMKSRSMEWKKLAEEATAPNGSSSMNLDKLINEVLCHERSRRLTRD